ttttaagaaataaattaaGAGGTGTTGTATGTTTATGTGCTTGCAGTATTGGTACTGACTGTCAAATGGCTGCTGTATTTCCCCCTTCTTTCTTCAccatctttttttctttcaggaTTTAATACCTGCTGACTTTTTAtatcacataaaaataaaccattCAAAACTTATTTTTGGACCATAACATAGTTGTTGCTGCTCAATGGTGTTACAAACTTCTCTACCAGTAATAACTTTCTGATTTTCTAGAAATTGCATATTCCCCTGAAAGAATGTGTTGACTTAGAGGAACTAAGGAGAACTGACGGTAAAGGATGTGAGTTTGAAATTGATGAGGATCAGTTACCACAGAGTAAGTAAACTAAAAGTCATCTCCTGATAAAATGCAAATTCCTCCCGATATTTTGGATAAACCAGGGAGATATAAAATATTAccctggataaaaaaaaaatatcccaatatttctaatttttattaCTCTAAATAGGgagaaacaaataaaatatcagtatgcaaaatgtttataataaatttatgtATTGTTTAGTAAGTGAAATAATAAGTTGATATCGCATTTTCCGCCTTTGGCATGTCTGACAGTTtactattttgaaaatatttgatAGCGCCCTcttcaatttgatgtatttttcaaaatagtATAGCGCCTTCTATAGTTGGGTCATATTTTTGTTAAACCTCCCCATATATCTAATTTTTCCAAGTTGGAAGGTCTGCTGGCATATGGCCACTTATGTGAGATTATCATACAGTTCATCCTCTTTGGTACAAGAGTCCCTTTGTAAAGATGGCTTACATTTCTGTGTGCTATAGTAGCAGATCTTCAGAATTGTTTTTCACTtggcaaaacattttttttaattgtcagGCAATCAAGGACAGAACAACTTTTTTGACAATGAAGATTTGTACAAGAATTTGACTAGTGCCAGCTTAATGAGAGCTGAGGATGACGAAAATGAAACATCAGGAGATGAAGACCTGGTAagtatatcctctggtataatctcACCCAGACTATACCCAGGGAAACCCTGATTCAGGAAAAAAATATTAGTAAGCATTTCTTATAAAAATTCATCTGAACTGGTTAGAGACAGACCAAAAGtaaatactgggactatacccggggatatgcctgtttgtgaaatcagacataaagtaggggATAGGATTAGACGACCTGAAGTGCGATTATACccgaagtgggattatacccgaggatataCAGGATCAGATAATCTTTTATACGGTCTTTGGTTGAAATAATGTTTTAGAAAATCCAATCAAATCACATTTCATCTATCTATTGTCTTTAAGATGATAGACAGATACTCTTTCATTATCATTCCTCATGCCTTTAGATTGAGATTAGAgaaattagacaaaatatttataataatttcatttattcttCAGTCTTTTGAAAAACTTGCTCTAAAAATGGAAGACATTTCTGGGGATGGTGGAGTTAGGAAGAAAATTATTAAACATGGATTAGGAGAGGTTGTGTCCACAGATAACTCTGTTAAGGGTTAGtcacaatttttgtttattaaagttGAATTTAAATGTTATGATCTTTGAATTATTATAgagtaaagtttgatagtgtagacagagctttatactgtacagtatactggACCAAACCAAGTTTTTCCCTTCATAGTGATGACCTCtcaataggggttggctgtaattgttaaaacatatattgcacCTTGTTGTTTCAAAGGTAAGTGTCCCTATAAtaaaggtgtcccctgaatagaggtagGTTATAGTGTTAAACATTTGCACCTTGGTCATCTCATGAGAAAGTGTCCCCAAATAGTTCCCAGGAGTTCTACTTTATTTTACtttctctgtttttttttattgcagttCATTACAATGGCTTTTTAGAATATTCTGATGAACCATATGACTCCAGCCGTCTGCGTAACAGACCTCAACACTTCAGGCTAGGGAGTGGTAAGTCCTTTTAAATATGTTGTCAACATCCACACACCTTCACATCTaacctattaatattatagataCAATAACTAGTCAATTATTAGGTTATCATCTAACACACCATGACGTATAGTGATGTGTACTTAgtccaataccggacacctttaggctggcctaatatgtctggttttctggaatgtctggtattgggaatgtgttgaatgaatgaatttgcaactttttggacctcaagaaaagtctgagTTTTGAGAGATTTTTCAGAGAGTTTGGTATTGGAAGGTATGGCTTTTTAAAAATGAGTAATCTATTTTTATTGAGTATTTTTGAATTCCCAGGCGAGGTGATTCCAGGAATGGACGTGGCCGTGTCCACCATGAGGAAAGGAGAATTATCTCAATTCCTTGTGAGCTTCGAATATGCATTTGGCGAAAAAGGCGTCCCGCCAAGAATACCACAAGAAGCAACAAGTTAGTATAATGCGTAGTCATTgacaaaacatttaatattagtCCATGTGGTTACATTTAAGTTGAGCCAGGCTCTATTCAAGTGGGGCCAGGCTCTATTTGAGTAGGCCAGCACCTGAGCCTCCTTTTTTGGTTGGAtttttgctttattttttttttgtaacatttcAACCTTGGTTGTagtgtatatttatttgtagTAACTTGAtttaagaatatatatattttgttattttcagtTTTGTTTGAAATTGAGTTGATACATTTCTCAGAAGATTGTATTGATGATCGTCTTGATAAAGACGCAACTTTTAAAGAAGTTCTTACAGTTGTCAATAGTCTAAGACAAGTATGTTGTCAGCCTTGCTATTTAGAGATCACAGCTGATAGAAGATAACTAACAGACCAATTTAACCGATAATTGCTGGAGGGTGTTAATATTTCCATTGATTTTCTGATCTTGATTCTGATTGTATTTAATACCGCCATCAATAGTTTGATGTTATCAGATTTTAAAGCCCCTGTAAATAATAAGGCGCATCCCCTTCCTTCGGTTTGAGTCTTTTTttttggcatggttggaatCCCTTTAATCATATTAGTTTATGTAGAGCAACAACACAACACAAcaacaacattaggcgctatataaatccaggatattattattattattataaatgtttatgaatttGGAGAATATAGATCCAAAAGATTTAATGAGACGAAAGCAGACAGaccactaaacaaaaaaaccaaTACATAACAATTGAATAATGTTATCAATTAtccatatttgttttttatcagAACGGCAATGATTTGTTCAAGGCCAAAATATTTCCTAAAGCATTCTCCAGATACCAGAAGGTGAGTCTACCACATATTACTAGATAATGGTTTTAATTTTAACCTCATTTACTATGTATTGTGCTCATATAGGTTATTAAAACGTCATTCCAATTGTCAAAATTCAATGCGAATGCCTTtctatatttaggcatattgCCTAGGAtaagtgaattcattcactatccttataggttgcaatcctgttcacaggacaaacatatatatacacaagatgctccaTTTTGTTCATTGCGTTATGGGATTATGCAGGGAAAACAAACCGCATTTTTcaaatacttattattatattatacttagttgactgtaattttttatttgtttttaggcTCATAGACTTCTTGAAGATGTTCACTTACAAAATGATGATGAAGAGAAAGAGATGAAAGCTATGATGCTCAAAGTCTGTCTAAACATGTCTCTATGCTCCTTCAAGATGGGAAAGGCTCCAAGAACAGTCACATTTGCCAATAAAGCTATTGCCATCGACGACAAAAACGCAAAAGCCCACTTTCGCAAAGGACAGGTAGTAAATTACTGTttgatttgtttaatatttggtGGAGAGATGTTACCTCCTAATTATGCCCTGAAATTGTTCCTACATGGGCACACCCCTGATGGGCACACCCCTGATGGGCACACCCCTGATGGGCACACCCCTGACTTTAGAAATCAATACTTTAGCACTGAAAGTGTATTCTTTCTTCCTTTCGTTTATAAGTAAACattgcaaacaaaaataaaacataatacatcAAGGGAAGGGTAAAGCAATActtacttaagcttggttcccactagctacgcaacgcaaggacgtaacgcaacgcaagtgaattgaccaatcacaagcgatggcttattcgcttgtgattgctaactgtctataagtTCGcatgtcattggttaaaacgcttgcgctgcgtttacgtccttgcgttacgttctagtgggaaccaagctttaagcctTGTTACACCTAGCAGTGCATAGGCCATCAACTACAAGTCTCCATCTCACACGGTTCTGGGCAATTCCTTCCACCTCTGTCCAGTTATGGCCAGCATCCTTCAATAGTCGGAACTAATCAAGTTCAGAAGAATAAATAGTTATTCAgtataaagacagaataaatatattttttctttgccttgtttaaaatttaaaaaaaaaatctttattaatGTGAAACTTTGTTTATTAACTATTCCACTAAAGGCATTAATAACTTTAGGTGATTTCAAGCGTGCACGAGTCAGCTTGAAGTCTGCACAGAGGCTAGCGCCAAATGATGGTGACGTCATCCGAGAGCTGCATAAGTTGGAGAAGGCATCTGAGAGGTTTAAGGGTCTTGAAAAAGATATGTGTGAAAGAATGTTCAGACCAAAAGGTGAGACAGGAATATTGCGTTCAATTATAAAAAGACAATGCTGTACCacttgaaatatatatttatactgggtaacctcttcagtcaaagactggtctcccagagggcccaattggtgatcagtggctgtgatgtactaatacaccggggtaaccccttactcatctcgaaagatgtactaggttctttaaagtgcacacgagctagatgtgtacactggacctacggtttatagtccttatccgagaagactcgttctaccaccagaaccatggaatgagtgagcctcgaacccttgccgatgttatggctaggtaattacggttccactgtcttaacggctcggccactcactcactcactcatacaaccacaattttcaataaataactTTGATGGATGTTTTTATAAAGTttactgtatatttgtttactttctcgacgt
This is a stretch of genomic DNA from Antedon mediterranea chromosome 3, ecAntMedi1.1, whole genome shotgun sequence. It encodes these proteins:
- the LOC140043410 gene encoding inactive peptidyl-prolyl cis-trans isomerase FKBP6-like; translation: MDDPENLDFAEMTINDDKLHIPLKECVDLEELRRTDGKGCEFEIDEDQLPQSNQGQNNFFDNEDLYKNLTSASLMRAEDDENETSGDEDLSFEKLALKMEDISGDGGVRKKIIKHGLGEVVSTDNSVKVHYNGFLEYSDEPYDSSRLRNRPQHFRLGSGEVIPGMDVAVSTMRKGELSQFLVSFEYAFGEKGVPPRIPQEATILFEIELIHFSEDCIDDRLDKDATFKEVLTVVNSLRQNGNDLFKAKIFPKAFSRYQKAHRLLEDVHLQNDDEEKEMKAMMLKVCLNMSLCSFKMGKAPRTVTFANKAIAIDDKNAKAHFRKGQALITLGDFKRARVSLKSAQRLAPNDGDVIRELHKLEKASERFKGLEKDMCERMFRPKDLKEAPKESATREEPKEFKISNDFEEQIMKGLTEFKAEESTQKVFPCSTFNKNEKEFIVKKAESLGYRARVAEETTGYEVIKVNKPLDE